One genomic window of Punica granatum isolate Tunisia-2019 chromosome 1, ASM765513v2, whole genome shotgun sequence includes the following:
- the LOC116199717 gene encoding auxin-responsive protein IAA8-like isoform X1, protein MHFYLLGSEKFLASLREQNEGCFPGKWHHVSWPLAGPRIRKSNSLNFLGCSNLFSWLLTNWSQENSLESSENRMSLSFQGSKEEALPSKVTLLASSSSLMTTSQNSSELIKRNYMGFSDCSTFDISRVCKDDCKGSLNHKATELRLGLPGSESPERNTDACPDLDKKPLFPLRPSNESEHSLQSSVSSGNKRGFSRAMDGFTQGNLLANSELNAMLSARPSSDLGPKGGSKLEPDIVKDMKTTLQASHGKTPATKEGQPKNVTGNNSSTATATPAPKAQVVGWPPVKSFRKNSLAIPPKSAEQVEDAKEAAGTTLFIKVSMDGAPYLRKVDLYKFAAYQELCNALQKMFSCFTLGQYGSQGSMNHEVLSERKLRDLLDGSEYVLAYEDKDGDWMLVGDVPWEMFIGTCRRLRMMKSSDAIGLAPRGAEKCRGKN, encoded by the exons ATGCATTTTTACCTTTTGGGCTCTGAGAAATTCTTGGCAAGTTTAAGAGAGCAAAATGAAGGTTGTTTTCCGGGTAAATGGCATCATGTGTCTTGGCCTCTTGCTGGTCCTAGGATTCGAAAGTCAAACAGTTTGAACTTCTTGGGTTGTTCTAACCTCTTCTCATGGTTGCTGACTAACTG GTCACAAGAAAATAGTCTCGAGTCTTCTGAGAACCGGATGTCTCTGTCATTCCAAGGCTCTAAGGAGGAAGCTCTTCCCAGCAAAGTTACTCTGCTGGCTTCTTCATCCTCCTTGATGACTACATCCCAAAATAGCTCAGAACTGATCAAACGAAACTATATGGGCTTCTCTGATTGTTCTACTTTTGACATCTCTCGAGTATGTAAGGATGACTGCAAGGGCAGCCTTAACCATAAAGCTACTGAATTGAGGCTTGGGCTTCCTGGATCTGAATCTCCTGAAAGGAATACAGATGCGTGCCCAGATCTTGATAAAAAGCCCCTCTTTCCACTGCGTCCTTCAAATGAGAGTGAGCACTCTTTGCAGAGTTCAGTTTCTTCAGGAAACAAAAGAGGATTTTCTCGTGCCATGGATGGGTTCACGCAG GGGAATCTTCTCGCTAATTCAGAGCTTAATGCCATGCTCTCTGCAAGGCCCTCCTCTGATTTAGGACCAAAAGGTGGTTCCAAGCTCGAGCCTGACATAGTTAAAGATATGAAAACAACCTTACAGGCTTCCCATGGGAAGACCCCTGCCACAAAGGAAGGCCAGCCGAAGAATGTTACTGGAAATAACAGTAGCACTGCAACAGCCACGCCGGCTCCTAA GGCTCAGGTCGTGGGTTGGCCACCTGTCAAATCGTTTCGGAAGAATTCCTTAGCCATCCCTCCGAAGAGTGCTGAACAAGTAGAAGATGCAAAGGAGGCAGCAGGCACCACTCTCTTCATAAAAGTGAGCATGGACGGTGCGCCTTATCTAAGGAAGGTTGATTTGTATAAATTTGCTGCGTATCAGGAACTGTGCAATGCCCTGCAGAAGATGTTCAGCTGCTTTACCCTAG GTCAATATGGATCCCAAGGATCTATGAACCATGAAGTGCTTAGCGAGAGGAAGCTGAGAGATCTATTGGATGGGTCAGAATATGTTCTCGCTTACGAAGACAAAGACGGGGACTGGATGCTCGTGGGCGATGTTCCATGGGA GATGTTCATCGGGACATGCAGGAGGCTGCGAATGATGAAGAGCTCAGATGCCATCGGCCTAG CACCAAGGGGGGCAGAGAAGTGCAGAGGCAAGAACTAG
- the LOC116199717 gene encoding auxin-responsive protein IAA8-like isoform X2: MSLSFQGSKEEALPSKVTLLASSSSLMTTSQNSSELIKRNYMGFSDCSTFDISRVCKDDCKGSLNHKATELRLGLPGSESPERNTDACPDLDKKPLFPLRPSNESEHSLQSSVSSGNKRGFSRAMDGFTQGNLLANSELNAMLSARPSSDLGPKGGSKLEPDIVKDMKTTLQASHGKTPATKEGQPKNVTGNNSSTATATPAPKAQVVGWPPVKSFRKNSLAIPPKSAEQVEDAKEAAGTTLFIKVSMDGAPYLRKVDLYKFAAYQELCNALQKMFSCFTLGQYGSQGSMNHEVLSERKLRDLLDGSEYVLAYEDKDGDWMLVGDVPWEMFIGTCRRLRMMKSSDAIGLAPRGAEKCRGKN; the protein is encoded by the exons ATGTCTCTGTCATTCCAAGGCTCTAAGGAGGAAGCTCTTCCCAGCAAAGTTACTCTGCTGGCTTCTTCATCCTCCTTGATGACTACATCCCAAAATAGCTCAGAACTGATCAAACGAAACTATATGGGCTTCTCTGATTGTTCTACTTTTGACATCTCTCGAGTATGTAAGGATGACTGCAAGGGCAGCCTTAACCATAAAGCTACTGAATTGAGGCTTGGGCTTCCTGGATCTGAATCTCCTGAAAGGAATACAGATGCGTGCCCAGATCTTGATAAAAAGCCCCTCTTTCCACTGCGTCCTTCAAATGAGAGTGAGCACTCTTTGCAGAGTTCAGTTTCTTCAGGAAACAAAAGAGGATTTTCTCGTGCCATGGATGGGTTCACGCAG GGGAATCTTCTCGCTAATTCAGAGCTTAATGCCATGCTCTCTGCAAGGCCCTCCTCTGATTTAGGACCAAAAGGTGGTTCCAAGCTCGAGCCTGACATAGTTAAAGATATGAAAACAACCTTACAGGCTTCCCATGGGAAGACCCCTGCCACAAAGGAAGGCCAGCCGAAGAATGTTACTGGAAATAACAGTAGCACTGCAACAGCCACGCCGGCTCCTAA GGCTCAGGTCGTGGGTTGGCCACCTGTCAAATCGTTTCGGAAGAATTCCTTAGCCATCCCTCCGAAGAGTGCTGAACAAGTAGAAGATGCAAAGGAGGCAGCAGGCACCACTCTCTTCATAAAAGTGAGCATGGACGGTGCGCCTTATCTAAGGAAGGTTGATTTGTATAAATTTGCTGCGTATCAGGAACTGTGCAATGCCCTGCAGAAGATGTTCAGCTGCTTTACCCTAG GTCAATATGGATCCCAAGGATCTATGAACCATGAAGTGCTTAGCGAGAGGAAGCTGAGAGATCTATTGGATGGGTCAGAATATGTTCTCGCTTACGAAGACAAAGACGGGGACTGGATGCTCGTGGGCGATGTTCCATGGGA GATGTTCATCGGGACATGCAGGAGGCTGCGAATGATGAAGAGCTCAGATGCCATCGGCCTAG CACCAAGGGGGGCAGAGAAGTGCAGAGGCAAGAACTAG